Proteins found in one Streptococcus criceti HS-6 genomic segment:
- a CDS encoding zinc ribbon domain-containing protein: protein MNRDEWIESFEKEKGRKPTPKEFIEAKNAGLFLTENAKVSSDSIENPEQILNSPIIPMMAGGVEHGEKVELTTSPLSNSNHFQKEQPLKKFCYKCGNQLQVDSDYCPKCGAKFGSTDGEYSFLIDITEKISDVSSLASKKTKELTSNVRTNIEVSLEKRKLDMLFKQLGEAYYSKFANDWDSEFQSLVSQIKEHEEKINQLNPSYKKSKGRM, encoded by the coding sequence ATGAATAGAGATGAATGGATTGAGTCTTTTGAAAAGGAAAAAGGCCGCAAACCAACACCCAAAGAATTTATTGAGGCTAAGAATGCTGGGTTGTTTTTAACTGAAAATGCTAAAGTTAGTTCTGATTCTATTGAAAATCCAGAACAAATTCTAAATAGTCCAATCATACCGATGATGGCAGGTGGGGTAGAGCATGGTGAGAAAGTTGAACTGACAACTTCACCTCTATCTAACTCTAATCATTTTCAGAAAGAGCAGCCATTAAAGAAATTCTGCTATAAATGTGGAAATCAGTTACAAGTAGATAGTGACTATTGCCCAAAATGTGGAGCAAAGTTTGGCTCAACAGATGGGGAGTATTCCTTTTTAATAGATATTACAGAGAAGATATCAGATGTCAGTTCTTTAGCTTCAAAAAAGACAAAAGAGTTAACAAGTAACGTAAGGACTAATATTGAGGTTAGTTTAGAAAAACGGAAGCTTGATATGCTGTTTAAACAATTAGGCGAAGCGTATTATAGTAAGTTTGCTAACGATTGGGATTCAGAGTTTCAATCATTAGTCAGTCAAATCAAAGAGCATGAAGAAAAGATTAATCAATTAAATCCTAGTTATAAGAAATCGAAAGGACGTATGTAG
- a CDS encoding alcohol dehydrogenase catalytic domain-containing protein gives MKAVVVSRPGGSEVLEVVECPIPEVKEGWSLVRIKGFGINRSEIFTRQGHSPQVQFPRILGIECVGVIAESTDPERLPVGQKVLSTMGEMGRAFDGGYAEYALLPNDQIFPVETDLSWEAFAAVPETFYTAYGSTLQLRLEADDVVLVRGAASGVGISFTKLVKAAFPQVRVYGSVRQADKKDQLLAVGYDEILLEKEGKLETDQSFSKVLELVGPSVIKDTISHMTMGGIVCSTGLLGGQWYLEDFDPTYDLCKNIYLTTFYSGNVSDKAWQDLFDFIEKHQVDVTPQKIFTIDEIAKAHDFLESKDAFGKVIVRNEDSYGRSSI, from the coding sequence ATGAAGGCAGTTGTGGTGAGTAGGCCTGGAGGGTCTGAGGTGTTAGAGGTCGTTGAGTGTCCGATTCCTGAGGTTAAGGAAGGTTGGTCCTTGGTTCGCATCAAGGGATTTGGCATCAATCGGTCTGAGATTTTTACGCGCCAGGGGCATTCGCCGCAGGTGCAGTTTCCTCGGATTCTGGGGATTGAGTGTGTTGGGGTCATCGCTGAATCGACTGATCCAGAGCGTCTGCCGGTTGGGCAGAAGGTCCTATCGACCATGGGAGAGATGGGACGGGCCTTTGATGGTGGCTATGCAGAGTATGCGCTCTTGCCCAACGACCAGATTTTCCCTGTTGAGACGGATCTGAGCTGGGAGGCCTTTGCGGCGGTTCCTGAGACCTTCTACACGGCTTATGGCTCCACGCTTCAGCTGAGACTAGAGGCAGATGATGTTGTCCTGGTGCGTGGGGCTGCCTCAGGTGTTGGGATTAGCTTTACCAAGCTGGTCAAGGCGGCTTTTCCTCAGGTCCGTGTCTATGGCTCGGTTCGCCAAGCTGACAAGAAAGACCAGCTCCTAGCAGTGGGCTATGATGAGATTTTGCTGGAAAAAGAGGGAAAGCTTGAGACAGACCAGTCTTTCAGCAAGGTCTTGGAGCTAGTTGGCCCTAGTGTTATCAAGGACACCATCAGTCACATGACCATGGGAGGTATCGTCTGTAGCACGGGCCTTCTAGGCGGCCAGTGGTATCTGGAAGATTTTGATCCGACCTATGACTTATGCAAGAACATTTACTTGACCACCTTTTACTCAGGCAACGTCTCAGACAAGGCCTGGCAGGACCTTTTTGACTTCATTGAGAAGCACCAGGTGGATGTGACGCCACAAAAGATTTTTACCATCGATGAGATCGCCAAGGCACATGATTTTTTGGAAAGTAAAGACGCCTTTGGCAAGGTCATTGTTAGAAATGAGGATTCATATGGCAGATCTAGTATTTAA
- a CDS encoding MarR family winged helix-turn-helix transcriptional regulator: protein MADLVFNHYIRSMDEQYSRYEWFARQYGLTHKSMQILFWVLNYPEMTGQQVTQKILAEKTYSSKQVVHATIKTWQKKGYVSLLENPEDKRHKLIQLTDEGEAFARRIYQQLTAMEERATQVLSLDEQAILTQLTQRYNQALTQEMEKMNDTI from the coding sequence ATGGCAGATCTAGTATTTAACCATTACATCCGCTCGATGGATGAGCAGTACAGCCGCTATGAGTGGTTTGCCCGGCAATACGGACTGACCCATAAGTCCATGCAGATTCTCTTTTGGGTGCTCAATTACCCAGAGATGACAGGACAGCAGGTGACGCAAAAAATATTAGCGGAGAAGACCTATTCCAGTAAGCAGGTGGTGCACGCCACTATCAAGACCTGGCAGAAGAAAGGCTATGTGAGTCTGCTGGAGAATCCAGAGGATAAGCGGCATAAGCTGATTCAGTTGACAGATGAGGGAGAAGCCTTTGCGAGGAGAATTTACCAGCAGCTGACCGCTATGGAAGAAAGAGCGACGCAGGTCTTGTCGCTTGATGAGCAGGCGATCCTGACGCAATTGACCCAGCGCTATAACCAGGCGCTCACACAAGAAATGGAGAAGATGAATGATACGATTTAA
- a CDS encoding ABC transporter ATP-binding protein — protein sequence MIRFNNVTKRFGDKEVLKGQSFEIKDGEFLVLVGPSGSGKTTLLKMINRLVDLTDGHILMDGLYQKDLDVRELRLSTGYVLQQIALFPNLTVAENIALIPEMKGWDKARIKERTKELLKRVDLEPSAYLDRYPKDLSGGEQQRVGIVRALIHEPKYLLMDEPFSALDPITRQQLRTLTKELHEEFDMTTIFVTHDVREALALADRIAVLNQGVISQLATPEEILSQPADDFVADLFGGVTHD from the coding sequence ATGATACGATTTAATAATGTCACCAAACGCTTTGGGGACAAAGAGGTCTTAAAAGGGCAGTCCTTTGAGATCAAGGATGGGGAGTTTTTAGTCCTGGTTGGGCCTTCTGGTTCTGGCAAGACGACCCTCTTAAAAATGATCAACCGCCTGGTGGATCTGACGGACGGCCATATCTTGATGGATGGCCTTTATCAAAAGGATTTAGATGTGAGAGAGCTGCGCCTATCGACAGGCTATGTTCTTCAGCAGATTGCTCTCTTTCCTAACCTGACCGTAGCTGAAAACATCGCCCTGATTCCTGAGATGAAGGGCTGGGATAAGGCACGCATAAAGGAGCGGACCAAGGAGCTCTTAAAGCGGGTGGACTTAGAGCCAAGCGCTTATCTGGATCGTTATCCCAAGGACCTGTCTGGTGGTGAGCAGCAGCGGGTTGGCATCGTGCGGGCTTTGATTCACGAACCCAAGTATTTACTGATGGACGAGCCGTTTTCTGCGCTTGATCCGATCACGCGCCAGCAACTGCGGACGCTGACCAAGGAGTTGCATGAGGAGTTTGACATGACGACGATCTTTGTGACCCACGATGTGCGGGAGGCGCTTGCCCTCGCTGACCGGATTGCGGTCCTAAACCAAGGGGTGATCAGCCAATTGGCGACACCTGAGGAGATTCTATCCCAACCAGCAGATGATTTTGTGGCAGATTTATTTGGAGGTGTGACCCATGACTAA
- a CDS encoding ABC transporter permease/substrate-binding protein: MTNLLATFQDRFGDWLTALMEHLQISLVALLIAIFLALPLGILLAQKKRLSEISLQITGIFQTIPSLALLGLFIPLMGIGTLPAVVALVIYALFPILQSTITALNSIDPSLVEAGTAFGMTRWERLKTFEIPIGLPIIMSGIRTSAVLVIGTATLASLIGAGGLGSFIMLGIDRNNSSLILIGAISSALLAILFNAILKWLEKAKLKTIGAFFLVMILGLGASFAPAIIKANQEPSEKLVIAGKLGAEPEILINMYKELIEQDTDMTVELKPSFGKTSFLYEALKSGDIDIYPEFTGTVTGSLLKNPPQVSNDPEQVYEAAKDGILKQDKLALLKPMAYQNTYALAVTSDFAKEHGLKKISDLSKVQDQLVAGFSLEFNDRADGYPGLQKLYGLNFKVNTMEPSLRYQAINKGEVNIIDAYSTDSQLKQYNLVVLEDDKQLFPPYQGAPLMKQELLDKHPELEKILNQLAGKISATEMSDMNYQVDVEGKSAASVAHAYLVKADLLKGN; the protein is encoded by the coding sequence ATGACTAACTTACTAGCAACCTTTCAGGACCGCTTCGGCGACTGGCTGACAGCCTTGATGGAGCACCTACAGATTTCACTGGTAGCGCTCTTAATTGCTATCTTTCTAGCCCTTCCCTTGGGAATTTTGCTGGCTCAGAAAAAACGGCTGTCTGAGATATCTTTACAGATTACGGGGATTTTCCAGACTATTCCCTCACTGGCTCTCCTAGGACTTTTTATCCCACTTATGGGGATTGGGACGCTACCGGCTGTGGTGGCTCTGGTCATCTATGCGCTGTTTCCCATCTTACAAAGCACGATCACAGCACTCAATAGCATTGACCCTAGCCTAGTTGAGGCAGGGACGGCCTTTGGGATGACCCGCTGGGAACGGCTTAAAACCTTCGAAATTCCTATTGGCCTGCCCATCATCATGTCCGGGATTCGGACCTCTGCGGTGCTAGTCATTGGAACAGCGACCCTTGCTTCACTGATCGGGGCGGGCGGTCTTGGTTCCTTTATCATGCTGGGGATTGACCGAAACAACAGTAGTTTGATTTTGATTGGGGCTATCTCGTCTGCCCTTCTAGCCATCCTCTTTAACGCTATATTGAAATGGCTGGAAAAGGCCAAACTAAAGACCATCGGAGCATTTTTCCTAGTCATGATTCTAGGCTTGGGCGCTAGCTTTGCGCCAGCCATTATCAAGGCTAACCAGGAACCTTCTGAGAAGTTGGTCATTGCTGGAAAGCTCGGTGCAGAACCTGAGATCCTCATCAATATGTACAAGGAGCTGATCGAGCAGGACACGGATATGACTGTGGAGCTCAAGCCATCCTTTGGCAAGACCAGTTTCCTCTATGAAGCCCTCAAGTCTGGGGATATCGATATCTACCCAGAGTTTACAGGTACCGTGACAGGCTCGCTTCTGAAAAATCCCCCTCAGGTCTCCAATGATCCAGAGCAGGTTTATGAAGCTGCCAAAGACGGCATTCTCAAGCAGGATAAACTTGCTCTCTTAAAACCCATGGCCTATCAAAACACCTATGCCCTAGCGGTTACCAGTGACTTTGCTAAGGAACACGGGCTTAAGAAGATCTCAGACCTGTCCAAGGTACAAGATCAGCTAGTAGCTGGATTTTCTCTGGAATTTAACGACCGGGCAGATGGCTACCCAGGCCTACAAAAGCTCTATGGCCTCAATTTCAAGGTCAATACCATGGAGCCAAGCCTGCGCTACCAGGCCATCAATAAGGGGGAAGTCAATATCATTGACGCCTACTCGACCGATAGCCAGCTCAAACAGTACAACCTGGTCGTCTTAGAGGATGACAAGCAGCTCTTTCCGCCTTACCAGGGGGCACCGCTTATGAAGCAAGAGCTCTTGGACAAACATCCAGAGCTGGAAAAAATCCTCAACCAATTGGCGGGTAAAATCTCAGCCACAGAAATGTCTGATATGAACTACCAAGTCGATGTCGAAGGTAAGTCTGCAGCCAGTGTAGCTCATGCCTATTTGGTTAAGGCCGATTTATTGAAAGGAAACTAA
- a CDS encoding nitroreductase family protein → MEFYDVINKRRTIRQFKDEPIEKVVIERILEAGLKAPSSNHQRRWELVTLTDKTLISEVASFVKPYRMDLKEAKTPRQEMAMISYPKQRTQLSEAACLILPFFPVKYEIKSPKNDYGLWDYGATWTLIENIFLATTAEGLGANLHAPVGKESQLIKDYLGVPERYYLPAVLALGHPIDQAELPTQVNATLKNRVHWNKWKRSKK, encoded by the coding sequence ATGGAATTTTATGACGTCATCAACAAACGAAGAACCATCAGACAATTTAAGGATGAGCCAATTGAGAAGGTAGTGATTGAGCGGATTTTGGAGGCGGGGCTAAAGGCCCCTTCATCCAATCATCAGAGACGCTGGGAGCTGGTGACTCTGACGGACAAGACACTTATTTCGGAAGTGGCGAGCTTTGTCAAGCCCTATCGAATGGACTTGAAAGAGGCTAAAACGCCACGGCAAGAGATGGCCATGATTTCCTATCCCAAGCAGAGGACACAATTATCGGAAGCAGCCTGCTTGATTTTGCCTTTTTTCCCCGTTAAATATGAGATCAAGAGCCCTAAAAACGATTATGGACTTTGGGACTATGGGGCAACCTGGACTCTGATTGAAAATATTTTCCTAGCGACGACGGCAGAAGGCCTGGGAGCAAACCTACATGCACCAGTAGGAAAAGAAAGCCAGCTTATCAAGGATTATTTAGGAGTTCCAGAGCGTTACTACCTACCAGCTGTTCTAGCCCTAGGTCACCCAATCGACCAGGCTGAACTTCCCACTCAGGTCAATGCCACCCTCAAAAACCGTGTCCACTGGAACAAATGGAAACGATCAAAAAAATAA
- a CDS encoding MarR family winged helix-turn-helix transcriptional regulator gives MSAIGGYLILKIRLLNARLFNRYLSQAPDARYNAEQGKILSALWVKAPQSAVELSQVTGLAASTLSLMLKRLEEQGLIYSQADHRDGRKKAYNVTELGRSQQAVGQAVSQKLSDVFYKGFTPEEIKETEGYLQRILDNLSQAMEETGKSDIPEKDQ, from the coding sequence ATGTCAGCCATTGGTGGTTATTTGATTTTAAAGATTCGCCTGCTCAATGCCAGGTTGTTCAATCGCTATTTGAGTCAGGCACCGGATGCTCGCTACAATGCAGAGCAGGGCAAGATATTGTCAGCTCTCTGGGTCAAGGCGCCCCAGTCGGCTGTCGAACTCTCACAGGTGACTGGACTAGCAGCCAGCACCCTGTCTCTCATGCTCAAACGCTTAGAGGAACAGGGCCTGATCTATTCGCAAGCTGATCACAGGGATGGCCGAAAGAAGGCCTATAATGTGACCGAGCTTGGCAGAAGTCAGCAGGCGGTTGGCCAGGCGGTCAGCCAAAAACTCAGCGACGTCTTTTACAAGGGTTTTACACCAGAGGAAATCAAGGAGACAGAAGGTTATCTCCAGCGGATCCTGGACAACCTTAGCCAGGCTATGGAGGAGACTGGGAAATCAGACATCCCTGAAAAAGACCAGTAG
- a CDS encoding ATP-binding cassette domain-containing protein yields MTEINAIQVRGGKVNNLKNIDIDIPLNQFVAITGPSGSGKSSLAMGILYAEGSRRYLEALSTYTRRRIHMNRQSQVQEVRHIPSAIALRQRPTVPSERSTVGSMSEVFNIIRLMFSRLGSTHCPNGHEIAPSLAIAQAMDFSGEKMGVITCPTCQVQFMAKAAEDFSFNSAGACPDCQGTGKIRSLDENRLIADENLTLQEGAIASWRLPGRNFMPTVAAHIGVRTDVPYKDLTDAEKDIVLHGEKKKYAVDFRTSTGRVFSTENTLYENAYEAVYASLKSVKSERAMAKVDAFFHFTTCPTCHGSRLNPALLDQILTGKNIAQVADLSLGELEGWSQEILASVPAELDNMAKLLCNHLRENLRPLLDLGLEYLTLSRDGNTLSTGELQRIQLARTLRTQTTGVLYVLDEPSIGLHPDNVQGLIGIFRELIAQGNSLVVVDHEVSIISQADWIVEIGPQAGENGGQVVAQGRPEDIVQNPKSLIAPFITGDAKVMHDKVVSTSQEKLHLEISEFFNLKDVTVDLPQGQMTAISGFSGAGKTSLILESLVPAIQAKKAGEAMPTHVKRLDTSLKEVVSIDAKPIGKNLRSTLATYTSIMTNLRKLFADLPEAKEKGYSSTYFSYNNKEGACPTCNGLGTIVLDIQYLPDMEETCPDCQGKRYKPEIQDITWQGYSIVDLLDLSVEEALEVFEDQARIYKELKNLSEIGLGYLHLGESTPALSGGEVQRLKLASHLNKKRSETLFVFDEPTIGLHSRDVQTLLGVFNRLKEKGASLIVITHDLDVMINSDYLVDLGPRGGFNGGQIMAQGRPMELIASKDSSLTLDYLREHAAKFHLNSTHN; encoded by the coding sequence ATGACAGAGATAAATGCCATCCAGGTGCGTGGCGGTAAGGTGAACAATCTTAAAAATATTGATATCGACATCCCGCTCAACCAGTTTGTCGCCATCACAGGCCCATCTGGCTCTGGGAAGAGTTCCTTGGCCATGGGAATTTTATATGCCGAAGGGTCTAGGCGTTATCTAGAGGCTCTATCTACCTATACCAGACGTCGCATTCATATGAATCGCCAGTCCCAGGTGCAGGAGGTGCGCCACATTCCATCAGCCATCGCCCTGCGTCAGCGGCCAACGGTGCCGTCTGAGCGCTCCACAGTTGGTTCTATGAGTGAGGTCTTTAACATCATTCGCCTTATGTTTTCACGGCTAGGTAGCACCCATTGTCCAAATGGTCATGAGATTGCGCCTAGTCTTGCCATTGCCCAGGCCATGGATTTCTCAGGGGAAAAGATGGGGGTCATTACCTGTCCGACCTGTCAGGTCCAATTTATGGCCAAGGCAGCTGAGGATTTTTCCTTTAATTCTGCCGGAGCTTGCCCAGATTGTCAGGGGACCGGTAAGATTCGCTCGCTGGATGAGAACCGCTTGATTGCGGATGAAAATTTGACCTTACAAGAGGGGGCTATTGCTTCCTGGCGCCTGCCTGGTCGAAACTTTATGCCGACAGTTGCTGCCCACATCGGTGTTCGCACGGATGTGCCTTATAAGGACTTGACGGATGCGGAAAAAGACATCGTCCTCCATGGGGAAAAGAAGAAATATGCGGTGGATTTTAGGACCTCGACCGGTCGGGTCTTTAGCACGGAAAATACCCTCTATGAGAATGCCTATGAGGCGGTTTATGCCTCTCTCAAGTCGGTCAAGAGCGAGCGGGCTATGGCCAAGGTTGATGCTTTCTTTCACTTTACGACCTGCCCAACCTGTCACGGTTCTAGGCTCAATCCTGCCTTACTTGATCAGATCCTGACTGGCAAGAATATCGCCCAGGTTGCCGATCTCAGTCTTGGTGAGCTCGAGGGCTGGTCTCAGGAGATTTTAGCCAGTGTACCAGCAGAGCTGGACAATATGGCTAAGCTGCTGTGCAACCATTTGCGTGAAAACCTGCGCCCACTGTTAGACTTAGGATTGGAGTATTTGACCCTTTCTCGTGATGGTAATACCCTCTCGACTGGGGAGCTCCAACGGATTCAACTGGCCAGAACCCTGCGTACGCAAACCACCGGTGTCCTCTATGTATTGGACGAGCCTTCTATCGGGCTGCACCCTGATAATGTTCAGGGCTTGATTGGCATTTTCCGCGAGTTAATCGCTCAGGGGAATTCCCTAGTGGTCGTGGATCACGAAGTTTCCATCATCAGCCAGGCGGACTGGATTGTAGAGATTGGTCCCCAAGCTGGGGAAAATGGTGGTCAGGTGGTGGCTCAAGGTCGGCCAGAGGACATTGTCCAAAATCCCAAGTCCTTGATTGCCCCCTTTATCACCGGGGATGCCAAGGTCATGCATGACAAGGTCGTATCAACTAGCCAGGAAAAGCTTCATCTGGAGATTAGTGAGTTCTTTAACCTCAAGGATGTGACGGTTGATTTGCCTCAGGGGCAAATGACAGCAATATCAGGATTTTCTGGGGCTGGAAAAACCAGCTTGATTCTCGAGAGTCTCGTGCCAGCCATCCAGGCCAAAAAAGCCGGTGAAGCTATGCCCACGCACGTCAAACGGTTAGACACTAGCCTCAAAGAAGTCGTCAGCATTGATGCCAAACCAATCGGGAAGAATCTGCGTTCGACCTTAGCGACCTACACCAGCATCATGACCAATCTGCGCAAGCTCTTTGCCGATTTGCCAGAAGCCAAGGAAAAAGGCTATAGTTCTACCTATTTTTCCTATAATAACAAGGAAGGGGCCTGTCCAACCTGCAATGGCCTGGGAACGATCGTTCTGGATATCCAGTACCTGCCCGATATGGAGGAGACCTGTCCAGACTGTCAGGGCAAGCGCTATAAGCCTGAAATTCAGGACATCACTTGGCAGGGCTACAGTATCGTTGACCTCTTGGACTTGTCCGTAGAGGAGGCGTTAGAGGTCTTTGAGGACCAAGCCCGCATCTACAAGGAGCTTAAGAACCTCTCTGAGATTGGTCTTGGTTACTTGCACCTAGGTGAGAGTACGCCGGCTTTGTCTGGTGGTGAAGTCCAACGGCTCAAGCTAGCCAGCCACCTCAACAAGAAGCGATCAGAGACCCTCTTTGTTTTTGACGAGCCAACCATCGGCCTGCATTCCCGTGATGTCCAAACCCTGCTGGGTGTCTTTAACCGCCTCAAGGAAAAGGGTGCCAGCCTCATTGTCATCACCCATGACTTGGACGTCATGATTAACAGCGACTATCTGGTAGACCTTGGCCCACGCGGAGGCTTCAATGGTGGCCAGATTATGGCTCAAGGCCGACCTATGGAGCTGATTGCTTCAAAGGACTCTAGCCTGACGCTGGACTACCTGAGAGAACACGCTGCAAAATTTCACCTCAATTCAACCCATAACTAA
- a CDS encoding DinB family protein, producing the protein MTTYTDLLIDDLNRAYERFERAFEGVSVEQANSFPAAEMAPQIKSMTWLLWHTAMVLDIQIAELAGTDWLYKQGWQEKLPKNDTKNPSWLHTLEEAQTITVDSFDDLFAYFKAARDQAVAYINSLTEESLDDIVDESWTPAVTRGVRLVSTLDDITMHSGQVFYARRLLGLMD; encoded by the coding sequence ATGACTACCTATACTGATTTATTGATTGATGACCTTAACCGTGCTTATGAGCGCTTTGAACGAGCTTTCGAAGGCGTGAGTGTCGAGCAGGCCAATAGCTTCCCAGCTGCAGAGATGGCTCCTCAGATCAAGTCCATGACCTGGCTCCTTTGGCACACCGCCATGGTGCTGGATATCCAGATCGCTGAACTAGCAGGGACTGACTGGCTCTACAAACAAGGCTGGCAGGAAAAATTACCCAAAAATGACACCAAAAATCCAAGCTGGCTCCACACGCTAGAAGAAGCGCAAACCATCACGGTGGATAGCTTTGATGACTTATTTGCCTATTTCAAGGCAGCGAGAGATCAGGCGGTTGCCTATATTAACAGCCTGACTGAGGAGAGCCTGGACGATATCGTCGATGAATCTTGGACACCGGCCGTGACTCGTGGTGTGCGCCTTGTCTCCACTCTGGACGACATTACCATGCACTCAGGCCAAGTCTTTTACGCCCGTCGTCTGCTGGGCTTGATGGATTAG
- a CDS encoding SDR family oxidoreductase translates to MIALTGVTGKLGGQLARDLSQAGISAKLLARRPEAVEVLPHTTIHEAYYDKSEKTVEALSGVDILFIVSAHQSETRVAEHKALIDAAKMAGVSRIIYTSFFNAKLDSTFTLARDHAQTENYIKDQGFTYTFIRDNFYMDFFIDLAREYGEIKGPAGQGRVSTVFREDVAGVASAVLKNPKAYENQVLDMTGPESLSLAEIATLISKAWNKPITYVQETVPQAYDSRKVWSAPQWEVDSWVSTYTAIANGELATVTNDVEKVLGRKATSLADYLKEGAR, encoded by the coding sequence ATGATTGCCTTAACAGGAGTGACTGGCAAACTAGGAGGTCAATTGGCCCGTGACCTATCGCAAGCAGGGATTTCTGCCAAACTTTTGGCCCGTCGGCCAGAAGCCGTAGAAGTCCTGCCTCACACTACTATCCATGAGGCCTATTATGATAAGAGTGAGAAGACAGTGGAGGCTTTAAGTGGCGTCGATATCCTCTTTATTGTCTCAGCTCACCAATCAGAAACCCGTGTTGCAGAGCATAAAGCCTTAATTGATGCTGCAAAAATGGCTGGCGTAAGCCGCATCATCTATACGAGTTTTTTCAATGCTAAGTTAGATAGCACCTTTACCCTAGCGCGTGACCACGCCCAAACGGAAAACTATATCAAGGACCAAGGCTTTACCTATACCTTTATCCGAGATAATTTCTATATGGATTTCTTTATTGATCTGGCCCGAGAATACGGAGAAATCAAGGGGCCTGCTGGTCAAGGAAGGGTCTCAACTGTCTTTCGTGAGGATGTGGCAGGCGTTGCTTCAGCTGTCCTGAAAAATCCTAAAGCTTATGAAAACCAGGTGCTAGACATGACAGGTCCAGAGAGTCTAAGTCTAGCTGAGATAGCAACTCTCATCAGCAAAGCTTGGAATAAGCCAATCACTTATGTCCAAGAAACGGTTCCTCAGGCTTATGACTCCCGAAAGGTCTGGTCGGCACCGCAGTGGGAAGTGGACAGCTGGGTATCGACCTACACAGCGATCGCCAATGGCGAGCTAGCGACAGTTACCAATGATGTTGAAAAGGTGCTGGGGAGAAAGGCCACCTCACTAGCCGATTATTTAAAAGAAGGAGCTAGGTGA
- a CDS encoding NAD(P)H-dependent oxidoreductase produces MNILIITAHPNPQSFNAYILKQVRENIDKSHKLQVLDLYAEGFDPALRFDDKHRRRDLVSDPETAKYRDLVTWADQFIFIFPIWWSGMPAMLKGFIDRVFVAGFAYHNTKTGLKGHLKGKAWIITTHNTPSFITLFSQDYGKVLKNQILKACGISPVTISQITGVEKISAQKRQKDLDKIIQKAKNL; encoded by the coding sequence ATGAATATTTTAATTATTACGGCTCATCCTAACCCACAAAGTTTCAACGCTTACATCCTCAAACAAGTACGAGAAAATATTGATAAGTCCCATAAACTTCAAGTACTTGATCTCTATGCTGAAGGATTTGATCCTGCTTTGCGTTTTGATGATAAACATCGTAGACGTGATTTAGTCTCTGATCCTGAAACTGCAAAATATCGTGATTTGGTGACTTGGGCTGACCAATTCATTTTCATCTTTCCCATTTGGTGGTCGGGGATGCCGGCAATGCTCAAAGGATTTATTGACCGTGTCTTTGTTGCTGGATTTGCTTATCACAACACTAAGACTGGCTTGAAAGGTCATCTAAAAGGTAAGGCTTGGATTATTACTACCCACAATACGCCATCTTTTATTACGCTATTTTCTCAAGACTATGGTAAGGTTCTTAAAAATCAGATTTTAAAAGCCTGTGGTATTTCACCGGTCACCATCAGTCAAATTACTGGTGTTGAAAAAATTTCTGCCCAGAAGCGACAAAAAGACTTGGATAAGATCATCCAAAAAGCTAAAAATCTATAA